A genome region from Lytechinus pictus isolate F3 Inbred chromosome 16, Lp3.0, whole genome shotgun sequence includes the following:
- the LOC129278652 gene encoding putative glycerol kinase 5, translating into MTDKRFILAIDIGTTTIRGHVYDEKAELIGQGLQKLEFSVPERGHVEIIPDVLWSQFLAVGREAIEDSKVPADQIASIGISTQRATFTTWNKRTACHYHNFISWNDTRAAQFTDSVNRAITFRGLKAGARVVKWVTGSRRYEAASVLSFTPQLVIMRLCWVLDNINGVREDLQKGEVLFGTIDTWLVWKMTKGKVHATDLSNISCTGLYDLYVSRWNSIHMSYLGLPSSLLPEIRDTSGDFGICDPVLFGVEIPIKAVVGDQQAALFGQCCFRSGDMKITLGTGAFTVVNTGKMPSVPAQGAYPLIGWKIKDDICYITECNQSDCGTLVDWGQSMGYYNSPAETDGEARSVDDNGGVYFVPAFKGLQAPINDNCACACLIGLTPRTKPAHVTRSLLESVVYRVKQLYEVQKKESRVKLNQVIRVDGGVSRNEFILQMTANLLGQPIERPTNLDMSCLGAAFLAGLASGIWKNKEELQALRKKDAVFEPKPITTEEKEFRTWERAVKRGLAWYTS; encoded by the exons ATGACAGATAAGCGATTTATTTTAGCAATAGACATTGGAACAACAACGATAAGAGGTCACGTGTATGACGAGAAGGCAGAGTTAATTGGACAGGGATTGCAGAAG TTGGAGTTTTCCGTTCCAGAAAGGGGCCATGTCGAAATCATTCCAGATGTCCTTTGGTCACAGTTCTTGGCAGTCGGTAGAGAGGCAATAGAAg ATTCCAAAGTTCCAGCCGATCAAATAGCATCTATCGGAATTTCAACACAGAGGGCGACATTTACGACATGGAACAAGCGCACCGCGTGTCACTATCACAACTTTATCTCATGGAACGACACCCGGGCAGCTCAGTTCACTGATTCGGTCAACAGGGCAATTACTTTCAGG GGCCTAAAGGCTGGTGCTCGGGTTGTTAAATGGGTAACTGGAAGCAGAAGATATGAAGCAGCGAGTGTACTGTCATTTACTCCCCAGCTA gtTATCATGAGGCTTTGTTGGGTCCTTGACAATATAAATGga GTTCGAGAGGATCTGCAAAAAGGGGAGGTCCTATTTGGAACAATAGATACATGGCTTGTGTGGAAAATGACCAAAG GGAAAGTTCATGCTACTGACCTATCCAATATAAGCTGCACTGGCCTGTATGATCTGTACGTA TCTAGATGGAATAGTATTCACATGTCATATCTTGGTCTACCAAGCTCACTGCTGCCTGAAATTAGAGACACAAG tggAGACTTTGGGATTTGCGACCCAGTCTTGTTTGGTGTGGAGATTCCAATAAAAGCTGTG GTTGGAGATCAGCAGGCCGCCCTCTTTGGTCAGTGCTGCTTCAGGTCAGGGGATATGAAAATAACCTTGGGAACGGGAGCGTTTACCGTCGTCAACACGGGGAAGATGCCGTCAGTGCCTGCCCAAG GTGCATATCCTTTGATTGGCTGGAAAATCAAGGATGACATCTGTTACATCACTGAATGCAACCAATCGGATTGCGGGACTTTGGTGGACTGGGGTCAATCTATGG GTTACTACAATAGCCCTGCAGAAACAGATGGTGAAGCGAGATCAGTGGATGACAATGGTGGTGTTTATTTTGTCCCAGCTTTCAAGGGTTTACAA GCCCCAATCAATGATAACTGTGCATGTGCCTGTCTCATCGGGTTGACCCCTAGGACAAAACCAGCTCATGTCACGAGGTCACTGCTAGAATCAGTTGTATACAG GGTAAAACAGCTCTATGAAGTTCAGAAGAAGGAGAGTAGGGTCAAGCTAAATCAAGTAATCAG AGTTGACGGTGGGGTCAGTCGGAATGAATTCATTTTACAGATGACTGCCAATCTCCTAGGACAGCCCATAGAGCGTCCTACAAACCTGGACATGTCTTGCCTTGGTGCCGCCTTCCTGGCTGGTCTAGCTTCAG GAATCTGGAAGAACAAAGAAGAACTCCAGGCTCTTAGAAAGAAGGATGCTGTCTTTGAGCCCAAGCCCATCACAACGGAAGAGAAGGAATTCCGGACCTGGGAACGGGCTGTCAAGAGAGGGCTGGCTTGGTATACCAGCTAA